One genomic segment of Vulgatibacter sp. includes these proteins:
- a CDS encoding aminoglycoside phosphotransferase family protein has product MSDASLLRQHAARAAGLPPDESWGITKLKGDASNRSYYRVTLPERAYVLMVMPEGARPEEATKGEAPTELPFVNVHRYLHGLGVRVPTIHTWDPEAGVMVLEDLGDVTFEAGLSQGADAEGRREQLYGQAIDLLAGLRARADANPDASCLASSRAFDFDLYRWEFDHFLEWGLEARHGVKLAGEDAARVGALGDQICRALDELPRGFTHRDYQSRNLMLLPGDELVVIDFQDALQGPRQYDLVALLRDSYVELPIEFVEKMVRRYLSRLVEEGGPRIDSQAFLADFHLLTVQRKLKDAGRFVFIDRVKGNPGFLPYIPASLRYVREALARRPELADLHRILARHVPELA; this is encoded by the coding sequence ATGTCCGACGCCTCCCTCCTCCGCCAGCACGCAGCCCGGGCCGCAGGCCTCCCTCCCGACGAGTCGTGGGGGATCACCAAGCTCAAGGGCGACGCCTCCAACCGCTCCTACTACCGGGTCACGCTCCCCGAGCGCGCCTACGTCCTGATGGTGATGCCCGAGGGCGCCAGGCCCGAGGAGGCGACCAAGGGCGAGGCGCCCACCGAGCTCCCCTTCGTCAACGTCCACCGCTACCTCCACGGCCTCGGCGTGCGGGTGCCGACGATCCACACCTGGGATCCGGAAGCCGGCGTGATGGTCCTCGAAGACCTCGGCGACGTGACCTTCGAGGCGGGGCTCTCCCAGGGCGCGGATGCGGAAGGCCGGCGCGAGCAGCTCTATGGGCAGGCGATCGATCTGCTGGCGGGCCTGCGGGCCCGCGCCGACGCGAACCCCGACGCGAGCTGCCTCGCCTCGAGCCGCGCCTTCGACTTCGACCTCTACCGCTGGGAGTTCGACCACTTCCTCGAGTGGGGCCTCGAGGCGCGCCACGGGGTGAAGCTCGCTGGTGAGGACGCTGCCCGGGTCGGCGCCCTCGGCGACCAGATCTGCAGGGCGCTCGACGAGCTGCCCCGCGGCTTCACCCACCGCGACTACCAGTCCCGCAACCTGATGCTCCTGCCCGGCGACGAGCTGGTGGTGATCGACTTCCAGGACGCGCTGCAGGGGCCCAGGCAATACGACCTCGTCGCGCTGCTCCGGGATTCCTACGTGGAGCTGCCCATCGAGTTCGTGGAGAAGATGGTGCGCCGCTACCTTTCGCGGCTGGTGGAGGAGGGCGGTCCCCGGATCGATTCGCAGGCCTTCCTCGCCGACTTCCACCTCCTCACCGTGCAGCGCAAGCTCAAGGACGCCGGGCGCTTCGTCTTCATCGACAGGGTGAAGGGCAACCCGGGCTTCCTCCCCTACATCCCCGCGTCGCTGCGCTACGTGCGGGAGGCCCTCGCGCGCAGGCCCGAGCTCGCCGACCTCCACCGGATCCTCGCCCGCCACGTGCCGGAGCTCGCGTGA